One window from the genome of Castellaniella sp. MT123 encodes:
- the phnX gene encoding phosphonoacetaldehyde hydrolase: MRSHATRDIPLSIDTVIFDWAGTIVDFGSFAPTQVLVDAFAELGVAITLEEARGPMGLAKWDHIRMLGQVPEIDARWRARYGHAMSRADVDAVYAAFMPLQVARVGQYSAPIPGALQTVAELRGRGIRIGSCSGYPRQIMEVLVGIAAQAGYAPDHVVASDDLKVGGRPGPWMALANMIELGSRDVVACVKVDDTVPGIAEGLAAGMWTVGLSASGNEVGLTWDGWSALSSDQQSAHCRPAEEKLWGAGAHYVIRTVAELPPVIAAIEARLARGERP, encoded by the coding sequence ATGCGCTCGCATGCGACCCGCGATATCCCCCTGTCGATCGATACGGTCATCTTCGACTGGGCCGGCACCATCGTCGATTTTGGTTCTTTCGCACCGACGCAGGTGTTGGTGGACGCATTTGCCGAACTGGGCGTTGCCATCACGCTGGAAGAAGCGCGCGGTCCGATGGGCCTGGCGAAATGGGATCACATCCGGATGTTGGGCCAGGTGCCGGAGATCGATGCGCGCTGGCGAGCCAGGTATGGTCATGCGATGAGCCGCGCGGATGTGGATGCGGTCTATGCCGCCTTCATGCCCCTGCAGGTTGCCCGGGTAGGGCAGTATTCGGCGCCGATTCCGGGTGCCTTGCAGACCGTGGCGGAACTGCGCGGACGCGGCATCCGCATCGGTTCCTGCTCGGGGTATCCACGCCAGATCATGGAAGTCCTGGTCGGAATCGCCGCGCAGGCCGGTTATGCGCCCGATCATGTGGTCGCCAGCGACGATCTGAAGGTGGGCGGGCGCCCCGGCCCCTGGATGGCGTTGGCGAACATGATCGAGCTGGGCAGCCGCGACGTGGTGGCCTGCGTCAAGGTGGACGATACCGTGCCCGGCATTGCGGAAGGACTGGCCGCCGGGATGTGGACTGTGGGTCTGTCCGCATCCGGCAATGAGGTCGGCCTGACCTGGGATGGCTGGTCGGCGTTGTCATCCGACCAACAATCGGCCCATTGCCGCCCCGCGGAAGAAAAATTATGGGGGGCCGGCGCACATTACGTCATCCGGACGGTCGCTGAACTGCCACCCGTGATCGCCGCCATCGAGGCCCGCCTGGCGCGCGGCGAGCGCCCCTGA
- a CDS encoding GAF domain-containing protein — translation MFTLSPRTHASKAAHYADLAEQAHGLISGEPDLIANAANFSALVFHSLPQLNWAGFYLFDGTELVVGPFQGKPACIRIALGKGVCGTAAQTRQTQVVQDVNAFAGHIPCDSASQSEIVVPLVHADGSLLGVWDVDSPVIGRFDEEDRHGMEALCRVFMGHRSA, via the coding sequence ATGTTTACTCTGTCACCCCGAACCCACGCGAGCAAGGCCGCGCACTACGCCGACCTGGCCGAGCAGGCGCACGGCCTGATCTCAGGCGAGCCCGATCTGATCGCCAATGCGGCGAATTTCAGCGCCCTGGTCTTTCACAGCCTACCGCAGCTGAATTGGGCGGGCTTCTATCTGTTCGACGGCACCGAACTGGTGGTCGGCCCCTTCCAGGGCAAGCCGGCCTGCATCCGCATCGCGCTGGGCAAGGGCGTCTGCGGAACGGCGGCGCAAACCCGGCAGACCCAGGTCGTGCAGGACGTGAACGCATTCGCCGGCCACATCCCCTGCGATTCGGCCTCGCAGTCGGAAATCGTGGTTCCGCTGGTGCACGCCGACGGTTCCCTGCTGGGCGTCTGGGACGTGGACAGCCCGGTCATAGGGCGTTTCGACGAGGAAGACCGGCACGGCATGGAAGCGCTGTGCCGGGTGTTCATGGGGCATCGATCCGCTTAG
- a CDS encoding tartrate dehydrogenase — protein MRTFKIAVIPGDGIGKEVMPEALRALEVLQRRHGLSLRYEHLDWACAEYWQRHGDMLPADWFEHLRDFDAILFGAVGWPDVLPDHVSLWGSLLKFRRGFDQYINLRPVRQMPGVAAPLAGRKPGDIDFWVVRENTEGEYTNLGGRIYEGTDREVVIQESVFSRHGTDRVLKYAFELAQRRPRRQLTSATKSNGIAISMPYWDERLQAMAAHYPDVAWDKHHIDILCARFVLQPQRFDVVVASNLFGDILSDLGPACTGTIGIAPSANLNPERAFPSLFEPVHGSAPDIYGQNIANPVGMIWSAVMMLEFLGQQEPACQTAAAELMTAIEQVLEHGPRTRDLGGTASTTEMGQAIAKRIDAP, from the coding sequence ATGCGCACATTCAAAATCGCCGTAATTCCGGGCGACGGAATCGGCAAGGAAGTCATGCCCGAAGCCTTGCGGGCTCTGGAAGTCCTGCAGCGCCGTCACGGCCTGTCCCTGCGGTACGAACATCTGGACTGGGCCTGCGCCGAATACTGGCAGCGTCATGGCGACATGCTGCCTGCGGACTGGTTCGAGCACCTGCGGGACTTCGACGCGATCCTCTTCGGGGCGGTCGGCTGGCCCGACGTGCTGCCGGACCACGTGTCCCTGTGGGGGTCGCTCTTGAAGTTCCGCCGCGGATTCGACCAATACATCAATCTGCGGCCGGTCCGCCAGATGCCGGGCGTGGCGGCGCCGTTGGCGGGCCGCAAACCGGGCGACATCGATTTTTGGGTGGTGCGCGAGAATACCGAAGGCGAATACACCAATCTGGGCGGCCGGATCTACGAGGGCACCGATCGCGAAGTCGTGATCCAGGAATCGGTCTTTTCCCGCCACGGGACCGACCGGGTATTGAAATACGCCTTCGAACTGGCGCAACGGCGGCCCCGGCGCCAGCTGACATCCGCCACCAAATCCAACGGCATCGCGATCAGCATGCCGTACTGGGATGAACGGCTGCAGGCCATGGCCGCGCACTATCCCGACGTCGCCTGGGACAAACATCACATCGACATTCTGTGCGCCCGGTTCGTGCTGCAGCCGCAGCGCTTCGACGTCGTGGTGGCGTCCAACCTGTTTGGCGACATCCTGTCCGATCTGGGGCCCGCCTGCACCGGCACGATCGGCATCGCGCCGTCGGCCAACCTGAATCCGGAACGCGCCTTCCCGTCGCTCTTCGAGCCTGTGCATGGGTCCGCGCCGGACATCTATGGACAGAACATCGCCAACCCGGTCGGCATGATCTGGTCGGCGGTCATGATGCTGGAATTCCTGGGGCAGCAGGAACCGGCCTGCCAGACCGCCGCCGCTGAACTCATGACCGCGATCGAGCAGGTCCTGGAACACGGGCCGCGCACTCGCGACCTGGGCGGTACGGCCAGTACGACTGAAATGGGGCAGGCGATCGCTAAGCGGATCGATGCCCCATGA
- a CDS encoding 2-aminoethylphosphonate--pyruvate transaminase, which produces MREPILLTPGPLTTSLATKAAMLSDWGSWDSAFSAMTASVCRQLVAIAGAQATHVCVPLQGSGTFAVEAAVGNLVPRGGKLLVLVNGVYGKRMARIAGAIGRQVAVYEVVDDAWHEPAEVAARLEADPTISHVGVIQCETSTGILNPVAAIANVVAIAGRRLIVDAMSAFGALTLDARAVPYDALIASSNKCLEGVPGVSFVIVRQEALAAADGNSHSLALDLVDQHDYMRRTGQWRFTPPTHVVAAFASALDQYRDEGGQPARLARYTANCAALCAGLEGLGLRRFLPDDLQAPIIVTWHAPDHPDYDFGRFYDAVRARGFLLYPGKLTRVETFRVGCIGAIDQGEIRQAVTAVQAALMELGWLPQPEAGRTADIPLHHME; this is translated from the coding sequence ATGCGTGAACCTATTTTGCTGACTCCAGGACCGTTGACGACCAGTCTGGCCACCAAGGCTGCCATGCTGAGCGACTGGGGCTCGTGGGACAGTGCCTTCAGTGCCATGACCGCCAGCGTCTGCCGCCAGTTGGTGGCGATCGCCGGCGCGCAGGCGACCCATGTGTGCGTTCCCCTGCAGGGTTCAGGGACGTTCGCCGTCGAGGCGGCCGTCGGCAATCTGGTGCCGCGCGGCGGAAAGCTGCTGGTGCTGGTCAATGGCGTCTATGGCAAACGCATGGCGCGGATCGCCGGGGCGATCGGCCGGCAGGTTGCGGTCTATGAGGTCGTGGACGATGCCTGGCACGAGCCCGCCGAGGTGGCGGCCCGGCTGGAGGCCGATCCGACCATCAGCCACGTCGGCGTGATCCAGTGCGAGACCAGCACCGGCATCCTCAATCCGGTGGCTGCGATCGCCAACGTAGTGGCGATCGCCGGACGGCGCCTGATCGTCGATGCGATGAGCGCCTTTGGCGCCTTGACGCTGGACGCGCGGGCGGTACCCTACGATGCGCTGATCGCATCCAGCAACAAGTGCCTGGAAGGCGTGCCGGGCGTCAGTTTCGTGATCGTGCGCCAGGAAGCGCTGGCCGCCGCCGATGGCAACAGCCACTCCCTGGCCCTGGATCTCGTCGATCAGCATGACTATATGCGGCGGACCGGGCAGTGGCGCTTCACGCCGCCGACGCATGTCGTGGCGGCCTTCGCCAGCGCGCTGGACCAGTACCGGGACGAGGGCGGGCAGCCCGCCCGGCTGGCCCGCTACACCGCCAATTGCGCGGCCTTGTGCGCGGGGCTCGAAGGCCTGGGTCTGCGCCGTTTCCTGCCGGACGATCTGCAAGCGCCCATCATCGTGACCTGGCATGCCCCTGATCATCCGGACTATGACTTCGGACGTTTCTACGATGCCGTGCGCGCGCGTGGCTTCCTGCTGTATCCGGGCAAGCTGACGCGGGTGGAGACTTTTCGTGTCGGCTGCATCGGCGCGATCGATCAGGGCGAGATCCGGCAGGCCGTGACCGCCGTGCAGGCGGCGTTGATGGAGCTGGGCTGGTTGCCGCAACCGGAAGCCGGCCGTACCGCCGACATCCCCCTTCATCACATGGAATGA
- a CDS encoding putative 2-aminoethylphosphonate ABC transporter permease subunit: MISAVLTLRTPPRDASQRWAGGLAWVVVGLLLLGLVLPLAAILGKALAGADGSFVGLAHFVGIVAAPGFPHIVGNSAVVALSTTAIVMPLAFGFAAALTRTRMPGKPLFRYLALIPLLAPSLLPAISLVYLFGNQGLLKSWFPDGSIYGLPGIVIGEVFYTFPHALMILVTALSVTDARLYEAASALGAGRVRQWLTITLPSARYGLVSAAMVVFTLVITDFGVPKVIGGQYPVLAVEAYKQVIGQQNFPKGAVIGLLLLLPAVFSFWVDHALQKRQKALLTAQARPLRPTDSRMASTAGLLVCVAVGGSLLVMLGMAVAAAFIHLWPYRLDLTLAHFDFDDMDGGGWLAYRNSLRLAALTALAGTALVFTGAWLQEKLTGAALARTLIRLFAMLPMAVPGLVLGLGYVFFFNGNAWLPLYGTMSLLVLCTVAHFYTTAHLTAVTALAQMDREFEAVAASLKVPLWTTFRRVTVPVCLPAILEIARFLFVSAMTTVSAVIFLYTPDTVLASVAVLNMDDAGDTAAAAAMATLIVASSAVVSLLFALLSGWLTRRTQRWRQP, encoded by the coding sequence ATGATATCCGCGGTTCTGACGCTGCGGACGCCGCCCCGGGATGCCTCCCAGCGCTGGGCCGGCGGTCTGGCCTGGGTGGTTGTCGGGCTGTTGCTGCTTGGCCTGGTGCTGCCGCTGGCGGCCATCCTGGGCAAGGCGCTGGCGGGCGCCGACGGCAGTTTTGTGGGCCTGGCGCATTTCGTCGGCATTGTGGCCGCTCCTGGCTTCCCCCACATCGTGGGCAATAGCGCCGTCGTGGCGCTGTCGACGACGGCCATCGTCATGCCGCTGGCGTTCGGCTTTGCGGCAGCGCTGACCCGTACTCGCATGCCGGGCAAGCCGCTCTTCCGCTATCTGGCCCTGATACCGCTATTGGCGCCGTCCTTGCTGCCGGCGATTTCCCTGGTCTATCTGTTCGGCAACCAGGGGCTGCTCAAGAGCTGGTTTCCCGACGGCAGCATCTACGGGCTGCCGGGGATCGTGATCGGCGAGGTGTTCTATACCTTTCCGCATGCGCTGATGATCCTGGTCACGGCGCTGTCGGTGACTGATGCCCGTCTCTACGAGGCGGCCAGCGCCCTGGGGGCGGGCCGCGTGCGTCAGTGGCTGACCATCACGCTGCCCTCGGCGCGCTACGGCCTGGTGTCGGCGGCGATGGTGGTGTTCACGCTGGTCATCACGGACTTTGGCGTCCCCAAGGTGATCGGGGGACAGTATCCCGTGCTGGCGGTCGAGGCTTACAAGCAGGTGATCGGCCAGCAGAATTTCCCCAAAGGCGCGGTGATCGGCCTGCTGCTGCTCCTGCCGGCGGTCTTCAGCTTCTGGGTCGATCACGCTTTGCAAAAGCGCCAAAAAGCGCTGCTGACGGCCCAGGCGCGGCCACTGCGGCCGACCGACTCGCGGATGGCCAGCACAGCTGGGCTGCTGGTCTGCGTGGCCGTCGGAGGCAGCTTGCTCGTCATGCTGGGCATGGCGGTGGCGGCGGCCTTCATCCATCTGTGGCCGTATCGCCTGGACCTGACCCTGGCCCACTTCGATTTCGACGATATGGATGGCGGTGGCTGGCTGGCCTACCGCAACAGTCTGCGGCTGGCTGCGTTGACGGCCCTGGCCGGCACCGCGCTCGTGTTCACGGGGGCCTGGCTGCAGGAAAAGCTGACCGGCGCGGCCCTGGCGCGAACCCTGATCCGGCTGTTCGCCATGCTGCCGATGGCGGTGCCCGGACTGGTGCTGGGCCTGGGTTATGTGTTCTTTTTCAATGGCAATGCGTGGCTGCCGCTGTACGGCACGATGAGTCTGCTGGTGCTGTGCACGGTCGCGCACTTCTACACCACGGCCCATCTGACGGCTGTGACGGCGCTCGCGCAAATGGATCGTGAGTTCGAGGCGGTGGCGGCGTCGCTGAAAGTGCCACTGTGGACGACATTCCGGCGCGTTACGGTGCCGGTCTGCCTGCCGGCCATCCTGGAGATCGCCCGATTCCTGTTCGTGTCGGCCATGACGACCGTGTCGGCCGTGATCTTCCTCTACACCCCCGACACCGTGCTGGCCTCGGTGGCCGTGCTCAATATGGACGATGCGGGCGACACCGCCGCCGCGGCTGCCATGGCGACGTTGATCGTCGCGTCCTCGGCTGTCGTATCGCTGCTGTTTGCCCTCCTGTCAGGCTGGCTGACCCGGCGCACGCAGCGGTGGCGCCAGCCATGA